The Macaca thibetana thibetana isolate TM-01 chromosome 19, ASM2454274v1, whole genome shotgun sequence genome has a segment encoding these proteins:
- the ADAT3 gene encoding probable inactive tRNA-specific adenosine deaminase-like protein 3 — MEPAPGLVEQPKCLEAGSPEPEAAPWQALPVLSEKQSGDVELVLAYAAPILDKRQTSRLLKEVSALHPLPAQPHLKRVRPSRDAGSPHALEMLLCLAGPASGPRSLAELLPRPAVDPRGLGQPFLVPVPARPPLTRGQFEEARAHWPTSFHEDKQVTSALAGRLFSTQERAAMQRHMERAVRAARRAAARGLRAVGAVVVDPASDRVLATGHDCSSADNPLLHAVMVCVDLVARGQGRGTYDFRPFPACSFAPAAAPQAVRAGAVRKLDADEDGLPYVCTGYDLYVTREPCAMCAMALVHSRILRVFYGAPSPDGALGTRFRIHARPDLNHRFQVFRGVLEEECRWLDPDT; from the coding sequence ATGGAGCCCGCTCCGGGCCTCGTGGAGCAGCCCAAGTGCTTGGAGGCCGGGAGCCCGGAGCCTGAGGCAGCGCCGTGGCAGGCCCTGCCTGTCCTGTCCGAGAAGCAGTCGGGGGACGTGGAGCTGGTGCTGGCCTACGCCGCGCCCATCCTGGACAAGCGCCAGACCTCACGCCTCCTGAAGGAGGTGTCGGCCCTGCACCCGCTCCCTGCCCAGCCTCACCTCAAGCGGGTGCGGCCCAGCCGCGATGCCGGCAGCCCCCACGCCCTGGAGATGCTGCTGTGCCTGGCCGGGCCAGCCTCGGGCCCGCGCTCGCTGGCTGAGCTCCTGCCACGGCCGGCTGTGGACCCCCGCGGCCTGGGGCAGCCCTTCCTGGTGCCTGTGCCCGCCCGGCCGCCTCTGACCAGGGGCCAGTTCGAGGAGGCCCGGGCCCACTGGCCCACGTCGTTCCACGAGGACAAGCAGGTGACCAGCGCGCTGGCTGGGAGGCTCTTCTCCACGCAGGAGCGCGCCGCCATGCAGAGACACATGGAGCGGGCGGTGCGGGCGGCCCGACGGGCGGCGGCGCGTGGCCTGCGGGCCGTGGGGGCCGTGGTGGTGGACCCGGCCTCGGACCGCGTGCTGGCCACCGGCCACGATTGCAGCAGCGCAGACAACCCCCTCCTGCACGCCGTCATGGTGTGCGTGGACCTCGTGGCACGCGGCCAGGGCCGCGGCACTTACGACTTCAGGCCGTTCCCCGCCTGCTCCTTCGCCCCGGCCGCCGCCCCCCAGGCCGTCCGCGCAGGCGCCGTGCGTAAACTGGACGCAGACGAGGATGGTCTCCCCTACGTGTGCACCGGCTACGACCTGTACGTGACCCGCGAGCCCTGCGCCATGTGCGCCATGGCCCTGGTGCACTCTCGCATCCTGCGCGTCTTCTACGGCGCGCCCTCGCCCGACGGCGCCCTGGGCACCCGCTTCCGCATCCACGCACGGCCAGACCTCAACCACCGCTTCCAGGTGTTCCGCGGGGTGCTGGAGGAGGAGTGCCGCTGGCTGGACCCCGACACATAG